Part of the Gallalistipes aquisgranensis genome, CCGGCGGAGGAAACCGATTCAGGAAAAGTTCCCCGGAACTTATAAAGCAATACCCCGCAACCGAAAGCCGCAACGACGATCACGGCGGCATAACGCAACAGAGAAACCGAAAACCGGCGTTTATGAAGCACCCCGGATCGGGGAACCACCCGCCGCCGCAGGAACAGACTCCACTGCATCTCCGCAGACAGACGTGTATCCCGGCAAAGGGTAAGCGAAGCCAGATGGACGTTCCTCAGACCGATAAAATAAGTACGGTTCTCATCCGAACGCCGTATCCATTCCAGCAGAAAACGGTTCTCGTCCGGCACGGTTTCCCGACAGAAAAAGCGTACGATCAGATCGTCTATATCAATAGGTATGGAAAAAGTTCCGGACATAGGTTTGCGGAAAAGAATTGTCGTTTTTTACGTTCGTTCGATAGTATGACGCAGGAAGCGGAGTAGCGGTCTAAAGGAGAGTGAAATTTTCATTAAGAAGGAAAGAAATATGATATTTGTACTATTTTATTATTTATATTTGTGTAGGCGAATCCCACGACAGGACCGCTTCTCAACCCGAACCGATGAACGAAACCTCTGCCGTACCGTTTTCCATAGCTATATGCGACGACTCGTTCGATGCGATCTTTCATTCGCATTACAGATTGCTGTATGCCTATGCGCTGGGAATCGTACACCATAGGGAAATGGCCCGGGACATCGTACAGGAAGTGTTTCTCAAATTATGGAGAAACCGGCAGCGGATCGAGATCAACACGAGCCTGAAGGCCTACCTGATCCGCATGACACGCAACCAGTGTCTGGACACGCTGCGCGAGGGAAAATACGCCGACCGAAACATCAATATAGAAGATACGCTCTGCCGTATCGAAATCATGGGGCTCGACGAAGCCGACCCCGTGTTCGACCGGCTCTACTCCGAAGAGTTGCAGGCCCGCTTCAGGG contains:
- a CDS encoding RNA polymerase sigma-70 factor, which codes for MNETSAVPFSIAICDDSFDAIFHSHYRLLYAYALGIVHHREMARDIVQEVFLKLWRNRQRIEINTSLKAYLIRMTRNQCLDTLREGKYADRNINIEDTLCRIEIMGLDEADPVFDRLYSEELQARFREAVESLPEQCRKIFLLNRQNGLSYLEIAAALGISHSTVKNQMVIAMRKLHDALKPFF